The Tachyglossus aculeatus isolate mTacAcu1 chromosome 22, mTacAcu1.pri, whole genome shotgun sequence genome window below encodes:
- the LRRN4CL gene encoding LRRN4 C-terminal-like protein — protein sequence MLLSTCLLSLLTARALSMRGTEDDGADPPASPPPRPVPCDYDRCRHLQPPCKELQRLGRQPCLCPGLSSPNQPPDPPRLGEVQIWAEEGRALVHWCAPSSPVREYRLQFWEAGGGRRRGPALNSSLRQAQLSPLQPGTSYVVCVVALNDAGESPTVHGDAEGFRGPGEAEPFGPCRAISVPPRPQTYVHVAVGIGVGLASVSCLALLWHFCLRDRWGCPRRGRRPASRDARGP from the coding sequence ATGCTCctgtccacctgcctgctgtcccTCCTGACGGCCAGGGCCCTCTCCATGCGGGGGACGGAGGACGACGGAGCCGATCCGCCGGCGTCCCCGCCGCCCCGGCCGGTCCCCTGCGACTACGACCGCTGCCGTCACCTGCAGCCGCCCTGCAAGGAGCTGCAGCGGCTCGGCCGGCAGCCCTGCCTCTGCCCGGGCCTCTCCAGCCCGAACCAGCCCCCGGACCCTCCCCGGCTCGGGGAGGTCCAGATCTGGGCCGAGGAAGGACGGGCCCTCGTGCACTGGTGCGCCCCGTCATCCCCGGTCCGGGAATATCGGCTGCAGTTTTGGGAGGCCGGCGGCGGCCGCAGGAGAGGCCCCGCTCTCAACAGCAGCCTCCGCCAGGCCCAGCTGTCGCCCCTGCAGCCCGGGACCTCCTATGTGGTGTGCGTCGTGGCTCTGAACGACGCCGGGGAGAGCCCCACCGTCCACGGGGACGCGGAAGGCTTCCGGGGGCCGGGAGAGGCCGAGCCATTCGGGCCTTGTCGCGCCATCTCCGTGCCCCCTCGGCCCCAGACCTACGTCCACGTGGCGGTCGGAATCGGGGTGGGGTTGGCCTCGGTGAGCTGCCTCGCCCTGCTCTGGCACTTCTGTCTCCGGGATCGCTGGGGTTGCCCGCGCCGGGGCCGCCGTCCCGCTTCCAGGGACGCCCGGGGCCCCTAG